ACAAAGCAATCCATCAACTTACTTAACCAATCAAATCTAAAAGGAATATTCTCATGGCACATTTAATCGAATCAATGGCATATGTTGGCGAAACCCCTTGGCATGGCTTGGGCAATGAGCTTGCACCCAAGCAGCCTATTGAAGTCTGGGCCAAGCAAGCAGGTATGGACTGGCGTATTGAATCATCGGACGTTAGCTACATGGCTAATAACGATAAAGGGCATAACTTGATCTTGCCCTTTGCCGAGCAGAAGGTATTGTACCGTAGCGATAACTTCGAGCCGTTATCCGTCGTCAGTCAACGCTACCAAGAAGTTCAGCCTCGCGAGATTCTAGAATTCTATCGTGATCTCACCGAACAGTCTGACTTTGAGCTGGAAACCGCAGGTGTATTAAAGGGTGGTCGTAAGCTATGGGCACTCGCTCGTACAGGCCAGTCATGTAGTGGTCAACTAATTTAGGACAGCTGATAAGAGGTTTGGTTAAAATAACGTTTCTCTTTCTCTGCTGGTGATAAATAATCGTTAAACGCATGCGGTCTTATGGTTTGATAATAGCCCCAGATATAATCGACAATAGCAGTTTTAGCCTCAGTCATATTTTCATAGCCATTTTTTGGCATCCATTCGGTTTTAAAGCTTCTAAAGAAGCGCTCAGTCGGAGCGTTGTCCCAACAGTTGCCCTTTCGGCTCATACTATGCGTCATACCACTGCAATCGGCTACTGCTTTTGCAAACGCCTGGGAGCTATAATGGCTGCCCTGATCTGAATGAAACAACACGCCACTGGGTTTCATTCTGCTGTGATATGCCATTTGTAGCGCTTTGACGGTAAGCTTACTATCCGGTGAGCTTGATATGGCAAAGCCCACCAAACGACGGGCGTACAGGTCTAAAACGACGGCAAGATAACACCAACCGCCTTTGATGCGAATATACGTCACATCCCCCGTCCAGACCTGATTGGGTGCTTCTGGGCTAAAGTTTCGATCTAATATATTGTCATAAATGCTATGTTTTTCATCAGCTTGTCTGTAGTGATGTCGCTTTATCTGACAGCTTTTGAGTCCCAGTTTTGCCATAAGCTTTGCTACTTTATATCGGCTAAGGGTGATGCCATGCTCATTGTTTAAGATGGCACGAATCGTTCGAGCCCCTGCCGAGCCGTTTGATTGCTTAAATATTTGGCGAATTAAAGCTTTGATCCTAATTAAGACAAGGCTGATGGATTTGGGATTTTTGCCATAGTAATAGCTGCTCTTATTCATGCCAAACAGCTTGAATAGTTGGTTTTTGCTCACCCGTTTATCCTGCTCTGCCAGCTGGTTTATTAGCGATAGTCGTTTAGATTGTCCAACGCCAGCAGAGCGGAAGCCTTTTTTAAGATGTCGCGCTCCATCCTCAAGCGCTTATTCTCTTTACGCAGTTCTTGGAGCTCTCGCTGTTCATCCGTTAAAGCATTGCCGACTTTAGGTGCTTGGCCACTCATTTCTTGACGGTATTGACTCAGCCATTTCTGCAAGGTGGATTTGCCAATGCCAAGTGAGCTTGCCACGTCAGTTATGCTACGGTTGTGATCAATCACTAAGCTTATGGCTTCTAGCTTGAATTCTCGAGTATATTGGTTGCGTTTTTGGCTCATACGGTTTTCCTCTTTGGGTTAATATAAACCTCTTATGCGCTGTCCAGTTTTATTATGCCACTACACACAGCTATGAGATGAAGCAGTTGTCAGAGCGCCGTGTCACTCAAGCGGAAGCGGCTAACTATCTAAGCCGTGTGTTCAACGATCAGGACAATGACATCATTTTATTTAACCGTGCTAAGAAAGAGAAAGATGCGGTGCCCAATGCCAAAGCGATGAATCAAGTCATGAGCATGTTCAACGGTCAAGGTCGCGGTGCCACACTCGATGCGGCTAGTGATACCGCCTATGGTTTGCTGTGCAGCATCACTGAGTACGTGGATCATGAACGACGGGCGATGAATACGGACAATCGCCTGAACTCAGCATGGTTCGGTGCTGGCGCTAAGCTGAAACAAAAAGGTTTGGAGCAATCGCTATTGCTGCTTGCTTAACCAGTGATGAAGACACCGCTGAACACACAATCAACCACGCCTTTGAGCGTGGTTTTTTTATGCCGTTTATTTAACCAATAATAAATCTAACGAAGGAATTCACTATGAACCTGATCGCATTAAACACGACGACTCAGCCAAGACACACCAAGCGCACTACCGTTAAGGTTAAGACGCCAATAAAGACTAAGCATGGTATCGAAGATATGCCGAAGTCCAAGCTAGAGAGCAAACCCGTTAAGTCGTCTAACAATCAATCAAGCACAGCTAAACGTCTGGTCAATACCAAATCTTTGAGCCATGAGGACTGGCTACAAGTACGCAGACAAGGTATTGGCAGCTCTGATGCCGCTGCTGCCTGTGGTATCCATCCGTATTTGTCTATGCTGGAGCTGTGGATGATTAAGACCGGTCGTATCGACTCTGATATCGATGAGAGCATCGAAGGGTACTCGCCATTGTATTGGGGCAATACCTTAGAGCCGATGGTGGCTAAATACTATCAAGCGCATACCGGCAATAAGGTGCGCCGCGTCAATGCCATCTTGCAGCATCCTGAGCAGCCATTTATGCTGGCGAACTTGGACTATGCAATCACTGGTAATGACGAGGTACAGATACTGGAATGTAAAACTGCTGGTGAACATGGTGCCAAGCTCTGGAAGCATGGCGTACCTTTGTACGTCACTTGCCAAGTACAACACCAGTTGGCGGTCACAGGCAAACAAGCAGCGCATATCTGTGTGCTGCTGTGTGGACATGAAGCGAAGATTTACAAGGTTGAGCGTGACGAGCGCTTAATTGAATCTATCATCGAACATGAGCGTCTATTCTGGCAATACGTAGTAACAGACACGCCG
This window of the Psychrobacter arcticus 273-4 genome carries:
- a CDS encoding IS3 family transposase, whose amino-acid sequence is MNQLAEQDKRVSKNQLFKLFGMNKSSYYYGKNPKSISLVLIRIKALIRQIFKQSNGSAGARTIRAILNNEHGITLSRYKVAKLMAKLGLKSCQIKRHHYRQADEKHSIYDNILDRNFSPEAPNQVWTGDVTYIRIKGGWCYLAVVLDLYARRLVGFAISSSPDSKLTVKALQMAYHSRMKPSGVLFHSDQGSHYSSQAFAKAVADCSGMTHSMSRKGNCWDNAPTERFFRSFKTEWMPKNGYENMTEAKTAIVDYIWGYYQTIRPHAFNDYLSPAEKEKRYFNQTSYQLS
- a CDS encoding transposase codes for the protein MSQKRNQYTREFKLEAISLVIDHNRSITDVASSLGIGKSTLQKWLSQYRQEMSGQAPKVGNALTDEQRELQELRKENKRLRMERDILKKASALLALDNLNDYR
- a CDS encoding YqaJ viral recombinase family protein, whose translation is MNLIALNTTTQPRHTKRTTVKVKTPIKTKHGIEDMPKSKLESKPVKSSNNQSSTAKRLVNTKSLSHEDWLQVRRQGIGSSDAAAACGIHPYLSMLELWMIKTGRIDSDIDESIEGYSPLYWGNTLEPMVAKYYQAHTGNKVRRVNAILQHPEQPFMLANLDYAITGNDEVQILECKTAGEHGAKLWKHGVPLYVTCQVQHQLAVTGKQAAHICVLLCGHEAKIYKVERDERLIESIIEHERLFWQYVVTDTPPTPDHSESAARALKQLYPAPKPSSKVDLREDDGANKLFEKLLSYRDYMQELEERHDQVKHQLQTLIADNEIAVFEKGAISWKRSKDSVSLDSKALTKAHPELLEQFSKTRQGSRRFMILNDN